Sequence from the Bacillus rossius redtenbacheri isolate Brsri chromosome 9 unlocalized genomic scaffold, Brsri_v3 Brsri_v3_scf9_1, whole genome shotgun sequence genome:
acgtgatatattaaataaatctgatcaagcttgtgatgatcaccgtctcaaacatgaaagttaccctgcggttggtggtaaaacggaagacaccagagatcataatattttttataaaggtgcaaggaagatggttgtagaagagaatgattacacatcatggaaagatccaaacatattggttgaccggctaagacttctacatggttcgctttgtgcaggaaactagtcgtgcatcaaagaaatatccttcataatcaaggaactgaggaatgctggctacatacaataatgacttgatttacttgcatttgtataatgtaaagcaataaaataaataatttaaattataagaatgtaatgtttttatttcttgtattatgatttcttactaagacttagatctcgtaacttgtgcttcctttttgccttttttagttgatggagcttccaaatgtgcttccttattcgatgatgcatccaaaatgtgctgccttttcgttggcggtgcttccaaatgtgctgccttttcgttgtcggtgcttccaaatgtgctgccttttcgttgtcggtgcttccaaatgtgctgccttttcgttgtcggtgcttccaaatgtgttgcctttacgttgacggtgcttccaaatgtgctgccttttcgttgtcggtgcttccaaatgtgctgccttttcgttgtcggtgcttccaaatgtgctgccttttcgttgtcggtgcttccaaatgtgctgcctttacgttgtcggtgcttccaaatgtgctgcctttacgttgtcggtgcttccaaatgtgctgcctttacgttgtcggtgcttccaaatgtgctgccttttcgttgtcggtacttccaaatgtgctgccttttcgttgtcggtgcttccaaatgtgctgccttttcgttgtcggtgcttccaaatgtgcttccttttcgttgtcgttgctgccttttcgttgtcggtgcttccaaatgtgcttccttttcgatgccggtgctgccttttcgttgtcggtgcttccaaatgtgctgccttttcgttgtcggtacttccaaatgtgctgccttttcgttgtcggtgcttccaaatgtgcttccttttcgatgccggtgctgccttttctttgtcggtgtttccgaatgtgcttccttttcgttggcggtgcttccaaatgtgctgccttttcgttgtcggtgcttctaaatgtgctgccttttcgatgccggtgctgtcttttcgttgtcggtgcttccaaatgtgcttccttttcgatgccggtgctgccttttcgttgtcggtgcttccaaatgtgcttccttttcgttgatggtgcttccttttcgttgtcggtgcttccttttgtttttccttttttgaaggtgcttccttttcgctgtcggtgcttcctttttttgttgatggtgcttctattttttaatgttgttttgactctagtattttagtaaattgatcttgatttgactatcgtattattccatacggtgcatgaatataagcgagtcctagacagcaggatgcttagtttgttactgacgtcggtgttgtaaggatcgcctagtttgtttcttctggtgcataagtcgcgtaattacctgttcttgcgaactcgatggcatctttaccgactttaacgccgaactcgatggaggttgtatcatcgtctacgggaaccatgacgtcagcgtcgtcgatggtggagcagatcctgttggcaacgtcgatgtcaacactggaggagacttcaacagacgtggtaccgccagcagaagatagcttaatgactactgagctggatgtgcaggaaaccacgacgatcgacgatacgacctcaatgaagacttcaatggatgccgaatcgacaacaactaacgaacatcggtgctgttactgcgacaatattttctcaaacaacagcaatgctcggcgtcACGAGAGGAgtgaatgtgccaagaacctatatcgtaaaatgtttgtttgtgagaaatgtcataagcagtttgccagaaaagataatatgaaaacgcacatgaaggcatgcaaaggtcctgctgtgcggcagaaagtaaaggtttcggcgcaacaacgatgtattgatgttcataagagaatgcctggaaatggtgcaactgcggcaacgtcagtatctggatcgggtctgaaaggttcgtgtttattaccacggtatccttgcagctactgtgatacgtcgttcgcatttgctcatgatgcacgaagacatgagcggagcaaatgcacgaagaatccatctcgcatgaagtttcgatgtgatgagtgtcatgaatggtttactcgaattgataatttgcgacgacatgcgaaaaactgtaaaggtgaagtccgtgtgcctactgctgaactacctgcagaaatttcgactcctcggttgaggttgaaggctcgtgagcgtacaagcaagaaaaccgatgtgcagcaaccgattggtatgacgtctgaacaggaaaataaacctacgactgtgttcggcgcattacaagtgaacgataatggcttctacttggcgcagtctgcatttcgtggaacattgaaggactactattatttaaatacgttaggtgagtcgaaagacatttgtaattttcttgatgatatcagagaggacataatcaatcagcttactgatgatgtagcaacaaacggacctttgaaatataacttgtggttggactgtatatatggaaagccatatccgttcgatgacaaagtgaagaagtgtgcattcaagacatcggctgcagtaatttacagttctaacgatgtgaagcaaactgttaaaaacagtatccagaaactctgtcaagaagaggtggactatgtctgtaaaggttctggctggactctgtctagtataaaccgattggagctaagaattagtcatttcacaccgctgcggaactaaatgattataagattgctggctttcgcaaatgatcctgtagtagaatagaaattatgtaataaatattatgtttgtaaaagaacttgtggtgtttaattcctcgaacctgttactattatgttaaattgatgttatatttaatttttttgcatcgtcctagatcgtaccaaggaccttagtcgacctaatcgatcagtatatagattacaaatttatttaatgaattttggaatttttcccgaatttctagctaaataattatggattttcaagatggcggccaaatgacaatatgtcgggtgtcacagcaataataaatgattactgcactctagcggataagaattaaactaacacgacgtcagcgcactctcgccgacgatacactgatgatggcttccagcagacgaggacaagatggcggacatgacgtcatactacctgacgatatatatatatgctttgaaaaaaaaaagtggagggagtcagtatgcctgcagccaccgcgggggaaggatcggtcgtcatttttatttttttgcactcgtcgggttagaaccgaggactccgagctccgtgttgtaaatgtttgttttttaaatatgttattaaaaaaatttttatttaatttttttataattttaaaatattttttcattaaaatcggatgataaatttaaagatggcggccgtaacgaaaattgcagcggtgacgtcatcattcaaaatgcccgataacacaatgccggaatgttcgagaaaactaaatgacgtcatccaagatggtggatccaagatggccgtcggggtcaaggtcaaaggtcaaggtcacatcctgatagaggcttaactgaggcttgagttaaggatgcttaagcctctatcaggacatttctagccgttgggatttttaaggactaaaactggaaattttccctcgaaacgggaagttttccctcgaaaacgggaatttttttcttaaaacgggaaattttgagtcattttgagtcaattttgaggaattttgaggaatttttgccgccgtgacgtcacaaatccaagatggcggacaccgacaccaccaccacatcctgcatcctgatctaggaaatacatttacatactactactgaCTGAATACAACCTTACATTGACCTGTGTTGACTTCGGAAGAGTTCGGGTAGTGCCTGCGAGCTGCAGGCTCTCCAATGCCGCATGCTCTATGGCGGGAGCCCGGCTCGACGCTCCTCCATGCACGCGGTTGTTTACTCCAGGCCACGAGGTCTCGCGCCCAGCCACGGCCCAGGGATGGACGGCTGTGACTGCCTGTGCTGCTGCCACGGCCGCCCAGGATGCAACTGCTGCATCTGCGCGCCTGGGGCCTCCCGCCCGACCAGCGTCTGCAGGAGGCTCAAGTTCCGGACCCGccccgagtgagtactccctagTGAGGGTCCGAGTGGGTACTCCCTggagcagggatactgagggtcctagtgagtactctctggagcagggattgtgagggtccgagtgagtactccctggagcagggatactgagggtcctagtgagtactctctgtagcagggatactgagggtccgagtgagtactcccaatagcagggatactgagggtcctagtgagtactctctggagcagggattgtgagggtcctagtgagtactccttgtagcagggattctgagggtccgagtgagtactctctggagcagggattgtgagggtccgagtgagtactccctggagcagggatactgagggtccgagtgagtactctctgtagcagggatactgagggtccgagtgagtactcccaatagcagggatactgagggtcctagtgagtactccttgtagcagggatactgaggttccgagtgagtactccctgtagcagggattgtgagggtccgagtgagtactccctggagcagggatactgagggtccgagtgagtactctctgtagcagggatactgagggtccgagtgagtactccctgtagcagggattgtgagggtccgagtgagtactccctggagcagggatactgagggtccgagtgagtactctctgtagcagggatactgagggtccgagtgagtactcccaatagcagggatactgagggtcctagtgagtactccctggagcagggatactgagggtccgagtgagtactctctgtagcagggatactgagggtccgagtgagtactcccaatagcagggatactgagggtccgagtgagtactctctggagcagggattgtgagggtccaagtgagtactccctggagcagggatactgagggtccgagtgagtactctcTGGAGCAGGGATTGTGAGGGTCCTAGTTAGTACTCTCTGGAGCAGGGATTGTGAGGGTCCTAGTGAGTACTCCTTGTAGCAGGGAttctgagggtccgagtgagtactctctggagcagggattgtgagggtccgagtgagtactccctggagcagggatactgagggtccAAGTGAGTACTCTCTGGAGCAGGGATTGTGAGGGTCCTAGTTAGTACTCCTTGTAGCAGGGGttctgagggtccgagtgagtactctctggagcagggattgtaagggtccgagtgagtactccctggcgcagggatactgagggtccgagtgagtactccctgtagcagggatactgagggtcctAGTAAGTACTCTCTggagcagggatactgagggtccgagtgagtactccctgtagcagggatagtgagggtcctagtgagtactctctggagcagggattgtgagggtccgagtgagtactccctgtagcagggatactgagggtccgagtgagtactctctggagcagggattgtgagggtccgagtgagtactccctggagcagggatactgagggtccgagtgagtactccctgtagcagggatactgagggtcctAGTAAGTACTCTCTggagcagggatactgagggtccgagtgagtactccctgtagcagggatactgagggtcctAGTAAGTACTCCCTGGcgcagggatactgagggtccgagtgagtactccctgtagcagggatagtgagggtcctagtgagtactctctggagcagggattgtgagggtccgagtgagtactccctaaAGCATGGATAatagggtccgagtgagtactctctgtagcagggatactgagggtccgagtgagtactccctgtagcaaGGATACTGAGGGTCCTAGTGAGTACTCTCTGGAGCAGGAATTGTGAGGGTCCTAGTGAGTACTCTCTGGAGCAGGGAttgtgagggtccgagtgagtactccctggagcagggatactgagggtccgagtgagtactctctggagcagggattgtgagggtccgagtgagtactccctggagcagggatactgagggtccgagtgagtactctctggagcagggattgtgagggtccgagtgagtactccccggaagcagggatactgagggtccgagtgagtactctctggagcagggattgtgagggtccgagtgagtactccctggagcagggatactgagggtccgagtgagtactccctggagcagggattgtgagggtccgagtaagtactccctggagcagggatactgagggtccaagtgagtactctctggagcagggattgtgagggtcctagtgagtactccttgtagcagggattctgagggtccgagtgagtactctctggagcaaggattgtgagggtccgagtgagtactccctggagcagggatactgagggtccgagtgagtactccctgtagcagggatactgagggtcctAGTGAGTACTCTCTGGAGCAGGGATTGTGAGGGTACGAGTGAGTACTCCATGGAGCATGGATACTGTGGGTCCGAGTGCGTACTCCCTGTAGCATGGATTCTGAGGATCAGAGTGAGTACTCTCTGGAGCAGGGAttgtgagggtccgagtgagtactccctgtagcagggatacttagggtcctagtgagtactctgtggagcagggattgtgagggtccgagtgagtactccctgtagcagggattctgagggtcctagtgagtactctctggagcagggattgtgagggtccgagtgagtactccctggtgcagggatactgagggtccgagtgagtactccctgtagcagggatactgagggtcctagtgagtactctctggagcagggattgtgagggtccgaatgagtactccctggagcagggatactgaggatccgagtgagtactccctgtagcagggattctgaggatccgagtgagtactctctggagcagggattgtgagggtccgagtgagtactccctggagcagggatactgagggtccgagtgagtactcacTGTAGCAGGGATTCTAAGGGTCCGAGTGAATACTCCCTGCAGCAGGGGtactgagggtccgagtgagtactccctgaagcagggatactgagggtccgaGTAAGTACTTCCTgtagcagggatactgagggtcctagtgagtactctctggagcagggattgtgagggtccgagtgagtactccctgtagcagggatactgagggtccgagtgagtactctctggagcagggattgtgagggtccgagtgagtactccctggagcagggatactgagggtccgagtgagtactccctgtagcagggatactgagggtccgagcgagtactccctgtagcagggatactgagggtccgagtgagtactccctggagcagggatactgagggtccgagtgagtactccctgtagcagggatactgagggtcctagtaagtactccctgtagcagggattctgagggttctagtgagtactccctgtagcagggattctgagcttccgagtgagtactccctgtagcagggatactgatggtccgagtgagtactccctgtagcagggattctgagggtccgagtgagtactccctgtagcagggattctgagggtcctagtgagtactccctgtagcagggattctgagggtcctagtgagtactccctgtagcagggattctgagggtccgagtgagtactccctgtagcagagattctgagggtcctagtgagtactctctggagcagggattgtgagggtcctagtgagtactccctggagcagggattctgagggtcctagtgagtactctctggagcagggattgtgagggtccgagtgagtactccctggagCAGGGATACTATGGgttccgagtgagtactccctgtagcagggattctgagggtcctagtgagtactctctggagcagggattgtgagggtccgagtgagtactccctggagCAGGGATACTATGGgttccgagtgagtactccctgtagcagggattctgagggtcctagtgagtactctctggagcagggattgtgagggtccgagtgagtactccc
This genomic interval carries:
- the LOC134542709 gene encoding uncharacterized protein LOC134542709, coding for MLYGGSPARRSSMHAVVYSRPRGLAPSHGPGMDGCDCLCCCHGRPGCNCCICAPGASRPTSVCRRLKFRTRPEPLPPPMWDAEATFARKTRRHFPRVANHSRVKLGSKEKKSTGRALASGVLVLSERRHFPCLAFCSSLWGLV